The DNA segment TGACGTTCCGGAAGGAAGGCTCGAAATTCCAAAATTTTACGATACTCTAAGGACGCTTTCGCAGGTCGTCGACGTAGATTATTTTATACCGGGATGCCCGCCCGAACCAAAACAGATTTGGAAAGTTATCGAACTCGTCGTTTCGGGCGCCGCTCTGCCCCCAAAAAAATCCGTAATAGGAGCCGGGACGTCCTCAGTATGCGAAGAATGCGACAGAAAAAAATCGGAAAAAAAGATAGAAAGATTTTACAGAAATTACGAAATAATTCCGGAAAAAGAAAAATGTCTCTTAGAACAGGGGCTTATCTGTATGGGCATAGCGACGAGGGACGGTTGCGGCGCTCTCTGCCCTAAAGTCAACATGCCGTGCACCGGATGCTACGGCCATCCTGAAGGCGTACTCGACCAGGGCGCAAAAATGGTATCGGCGCTAGGTTCTATAATCGATATAGAAGGTATAAAAGGCATAAAGGAAACCGATATTGCGGAAAAAATCGATAAAATTATAGAATCGATACCAGACCCGTCTGGGTTGTTTTACAAATACAGCCTTCCGGATTCCATTTTAAAAAGGAGAACGATGCCATGAGAAAAATATCCATAGACCCGATAACCAGACTGGAAGGACACGGTAAAATCGACATATTTTTAAACGATGAAGGAAACGTCGAAAATACCTATTTTATCGTTCCGGAATTAAGGGGATTCGAGCAGTTCTGCAAGGGAAGGCTTGCCGAAGATATGCCTGTTCTGACTAACAGAATATGCGGCGTTTGTCCTGAAGCCCATCATATGGCGTCGGTAAAGGCTTTAGATATGCTTTTCGGCGTCGAGCCGCCGCCAGCCGCCAAAAAAATAAGGGAATTATTGTATATGGCATTTTACGTTA comes from the Candidatus Acidulodesulfobacterium acidiphilum genome and includes:
- a CDS encoding NADH:ubiquinone oxidoreductase translates to MTGKPKIAMYWAASCGGCEIALVNINEKIIDLDANFDFMFCPCLLDTKKEDIKELPDESIFITFFNGGIRTEENEEMAHLLRKKSKVLIAFGSCAYEGCIPGLANLSSRDELFKTVYLDNPTIDNPLGILPVPETDVPEGRLEIPKFYDTLRTLSQVVDVDYFIPGCPPEPKQIWKVIELVVSGAALPPKKSVIGAGTSSVCEECDRKKSEKKIERFYRNYEIIPEKEKCLLEQGLICMGIATRDGCGALCPKVNMPCTGCYGHPEGVLDQGAKMVSALGSIIDIEGIKGIKETDIAEKIDKIIESIPDPSGLFYKYSLPDSILKRRTMP